One genomic segment of candidate division KSB1 bacterium includes these proteins:
- a CDS encoding NADP-dependent malic enzyme, translating to MATAKKLNTDELLAKAYRPAKEAMRLHPFYRGKIEIVPKCCIRSFDDFAIWYTPGVAEPCKAIQSDPEKVLEYTNKANLVAVITDGTRVLGLGDIGPEAGMPVMEGKAILFKYLGGVDAFPLCLDTKDAEEFIRTVKILQPTFGGINLEDIAKPKCFYILDRLRQECHIPVWHDDQQGTAAVTVAGFINAVKLVGKKINQLKIVLYGAGASNVAVARLLMHVGVNPGRMIVYDSKGPLNKSRTEFIHEEPQKWHLCEQTNAEGVDVPFEEGIEAADVLIALSRSGPGVIKKESIAKMSRDAIVFVCANPIPEIWPWEAKEAGARIVATGRSDFPNQINNSLGFPGIFRGTLDVAASTITDEMCIAASYELAKCAEDKGLHEEYIIPTMDEWEVYPREAVAVGQKAIEQGVARIKLSREQAFEKASATIRRAREEVQMLMKQGFIPEAPALNGEVIQSKK from the coding sequence ATGGCAACTGCGAAGAAGCTGAACACCGATGAGTTGTTGGCGAAGGCATACCGTCCGGCCAAAGAGGCAATGCGACTTCACCCCTTCTACCGGGGCAAGATCGAGATCGTCCCCAAGTGCTGCATCCGCAGCTTTGATGATTTCGCCATCTGGTACACGCCCGGCGTGGCTGAACCGTGCAAGGCCATTCAATCGGACCCGGAGAAGGTTCTCGAATACACGAACAAAGCCAACCTGGTGGCCGTCATCACCGATGGCACGCGCGTGCTTGGTCTCGGCGACATCGGCCCAGAGGCGGGCATGCCGGTCATGGAAGGGAAGGCCATCCTTTTCAAGTACCTCGGCGGGGTCGATGCCTTCCCCTTGTGCCTGGACACTAAGGATGCCGAGGAGTTCATCCGCACGGTGAAGATTTTGCAGCCCACCTTTGGCGGCATCAACCTCGAGGACATTGCCAAGCCGAAGTGTTTCTATATCCTGGACCGTCTGCGCCAGGAGTGCCACATCCCAGTCTGGCATGATGACCAGCAGGGGACTGCGGCCGTTACCGTGGCCGGCTTCATCAATGCCGTCAAGCTGGTGGGCAAGAAGATCAATCAGCTCAAGATCGTGCTCTATGGCGCCGGCGCATCGAATGTGGCGGTGGCTCGCCTGCTCATGCACGTGGGCGTCAATCCCGGCCGGATGATCGTCTACGACAGCAAAGGCCCTCTGAACAAGTCCCGCACCGAGTTCATCCACGAGGAGCCGCAGAAGTGGCATCTGTGCGAGCAGACCAATGCCGAAGGGGTGGACGTACCCTTCGAGGAGGGGATAGAAGCGGCCGACGTGCTCATCGCCCTGTCGCGCTCCGGGCCAGGGGTGATCAAGAAAGAGTCGATCGCGAAGATGAGCCGGGACGCCATCGTGTTCGTGTGCGCCAATCCCATCCCCGAGATCTGGCCGTGGGAGGCAAAGGAGGCCGGCGCGCGCATCGTGGCCACCGGGCGCTCGGATTTTCCCAACCAGATCAACAATTCCTTGGGCTTCCCAGGCATCTTCCGCGGCACGCTTGACGTTGCCGCCAGCACCATCACCGACGAGATGTGCATTGCCGCTTCCTACGAGTTGGCCAAGTGCGCGGAGGACAAAGGGCTGCACGAGGAGTACATCATCCCCACCATGGACGAGTGGGAGGTCTACCCGCGCGAGGCCGTGGCCGTGGGACAGAAGGCCATCGAGCAGGGTGTGGCGCGCATCAAACTGAGCCGAGAACAGGCCTTTGAGAAGGCTTCTGCCACCATACGACGCGCGCGGGAAGAGGTGCAGATGCTCATGAAGCAGGGTTTCATACCCGAGGCCCCTGCGCTCAATGGCGAGGTAATCCAGTCCAAGAAGTAG
- a CDS encoding GNAT family N-acetyltransferase: MLTIRQLSKRDLPVLLEFWNRAVRADRLNKGLLEEKVWEDPDFEPELALLAEQGGQIVGFMMGVTRRSMGDTARGWIKLFAVARQWRRRGIASQLLESVEEGLRGCGVSRLQVMDCPVNYLQPGIDPLAYTEAICFLERRGFKKVGDTSHLKADLQKQNFDTVAEERELAKQGIEIRRARPEDWPQVEELLRSEWAAWVPEVHKTLSRRPIRLHVALLNGRIEAFSAYDANNVGTGWFGPMGTRAVFRGKGVGGILLKRCLRDMQKQGHKFSTIPWVGPIPFYMHYCNAHVYRVFWRYAKELK; this comes from the coding sequence ATGTTGACTATTCGTCAGCTGTCCAAACGGGACCTTCCGGTGCTTCTCGAATTCTGGAACCGGGCGGTGCGCGCCGATCGCCTGAACAAGGGCCTCCTCGAGGAGAAGGTGTGGGAGGATCCCGATTTTGAGCCGGAACTTGCCCTGCTCGCCGAACAGGGAGGCCAGATAGTAGGCTTTATGATGGGCGTCACGCGGCGCAGCATGGGTGACACCGCCAGGGGCTGGATCAAACTCTTCGCTGTTGCCCGCCAATGGCGCCGGCGCGGCATAGCCTCACAATTGTTGGAGTCGGTGGAAGAAGGTTTGCGGGGCTGCGGAGTGAGCAGGCTGCAGGTGATGGACTGTCCCGTAAACTACCTGCAGCCGGGCATCGACCCATTGGCCTACACCGAGGCCATTTGCTTCTTGGAGCGTCGCGGCTTCAAGAAGGTGGGTGATACCTCGCACCTGAAGGCCGACTTGCAGAAACAGAACTTCGACACCGTCGCAGAGGAGCGCGAGCTCGCCAAGCAGGGCATCGAAATCAGGCGGGCGCGACCAGAAGACTGGCCGCAAGTGGAGGAGTTGCTGCGCAGCGAGTGGGCCGCGTGGGTGCCGGAGGTGCACAAGACGCTCTCGCGACGGCCGATCCGTCTGCACGTGGCGCTCCTTAACGGCCGCATCGAAGCTTTTTCCGCCTATGACGCGAACAACGTGGGCACAGGGTGGTTTGGCCCCATGGGCACCAGGGCAGTCTTCCGCGGCAAAGGCGTAGGAGGCATTCTGCTCAAGCGGTGCCTGCGCGATATGCAGAAACAAGGGCACAAGTTCTCCACCATCCCTTGGGTGGGACCGATTCCGTTCTACATGCACTACTGCAACGCCCACGTGTACCGTGTGTTCTGGCGGTACGCAAAGGAGCTGAAGTAG
- the efp gene encoding elongation factor P produces the protein MSSISDFRRGMAIRFAGDIYIITEYQHVTPGNLRAFVRTRLKHVKTGRVIENTFRFTDKLEEVRLDRKDMQFLYRDGDHFVFMDPETYDQVTIDADFLGDQLAFLKEGNTATILYHENRPISAELPITVDLEVTQADPVARGDTAGNLTNTVTLETGARIQAPPFVKAGDVIRIDTRTGKYLSRV, from the coding sequence ATGTCGTCCATCTCCGATTTTCGCCGCGGCATGGCAATCCGGTTCGCGGGGGACATTTACATCATAACCGAGTACCAACATGTGACTCCCGGCAACTTGCGCGCCTTTGTGCGCACGCGCCTGAAACATGTCAAGACCGGCAGGGTGATTGAGAACACTTTCCGCTTCACCGACAAGTTGGAGGAAGTGCGGCTCGACCGTAAGGACATGCAGTTCCTCTATCGGGACGGCGATCACTTCGTGTTCATGGACCCAGAGACCTACGACCAAGTCACCATCGACGCCGATTTCTTGGGCGATCAGCTCGCCTTCCTGAAAGAAGGCAACACAGCGACCATCCTCTACCACGAAAATCGGCCCATCTCTGCCGAGTTGCCCATCACGGTCGACTTGGAGGTGACGCAGGCCGACCCGGTTGCGCGCGGCGACACGGCGGGTAACCTGACGAACACCGTGACGCTGGAGACGGGAGCGCGCATCCAGGCGCCGCCCTTTGTGAAGGCGGGCGACGTCATCCGTATCGACACGCGCACCGGCAAGTATCTGTCGCGCGTGTGA
- a CDS encoding DUF1343 domain-containing protein, translating into MRRGTRGWKVSVLAAAGALMGSSLVCSAPARVKPGVEVLVAKRQDLLRGKRVGLITNPTGVTSTLKSTIDVLNALPGVKLVALFGPEHGVRGDVFAGEQVSDFVDARTGLPVYSLYGRRSKPTAEMLKDVDVLVYDIQDIGSRTYTYIYTMASSMEAAAAQKIPFVVLDRPNPVGGLLVEGPVLEHGFESGIGRYPIPYTYGMTVGELAMLFNREFGINCELTVVPMEGWRRDMLFADTGLPWVPTSPHIPHAETALFYPATGCLGELGICEGVGYTLPFELVADEFTDGQALADHLNAQALPGVVFRPQYFRPYYFRFKDKQLHGVQIHITDPRAFRPMETQMHILAALRKLYPQVDLFDRSRYRPDSFDRAMGTDKVRKALLEGHSAQEIMRQWQPALDDFMKVRQKSLLYR; encoded by the coding sequence GTGCGTAGAGGAACAAGAGGTTGGAAGGTGTCCGTGTTGGCAGCAGCAGGGGCCTTGATGGGCTCTTCTCTGGTGTGCTCTGCTCCGGCCCGCGTCAAGCCAGGTGTGGAGGTGTTGGTTGCCAAGCGCCAGGACCTGCTTCGCGGCAAACGCGTCGGGCTGATTACCAATCCCACGGGGGTCACTTCCACTCTGAAATCGACCATCGACGTGCTTAATGCGCTGCCCGGCGTGAAGCTGGTTGCCCTGTTTGGCCCGGAGCATGGCGTGCGCGGCGACGTCTTCGCCGGAGAGCAGGTGAGCGACTTTGTCGATGCTCGCACTGGGTTGCCAGTGTACAGTCTCTACGGCCGCCGCAGCAAACCTACTGCCGAGATGCTCAAGGACGTGGACGTGTTGGTCTATGACATCCAGGACATAGGCTCGCGCACGTACACCTACATCTACACCATGGCCTCGTCCATGGAGGCGGCTGCTGCCCAAAAAATCCCTTTTGTGGTGCTCGACCGCCCGAACCCCGTGGGTGGGCTGCTGGTCGAAGGCCCGGTTCTGGAGCATGGGTTCGAATCGGGCATCGGCCGCTACCCGATCCCGTACACCTACGGCATGACGGTGGGCGAGCTGGCCATGCTTTTCAATCGTGAGTTTGGCATCAACTGCGAGCTGACGGTGGTGCCTATGGAGGGATGGCGACGGGATATGCTCTTTGCGGATACCGGGTTGCCCTGGGTGCCGACCTCTCCTCACATCCCCCACGCCGAGACCGCCCTTTTCTACCCGGCCACTGGCTGCCTTGGCGAGCTGGGGATCTGCGAGGGAGTGGGCTACACGCTCCCCTTTGAGCTTGTTGCCGACGAGTTTACCGATGGCCAGGCCCTGGCAGACCATCTCAATGCCCAGGCTTTGCCTGGCGTGGTCTTCCGCCCGCAGTATTTCCGTCCCTACTACTTTCGGTTCAAGGACAAGCAGCTTCATGGCGTACAGATTCACATAACCGACCCCCGAGCATTCCGGCCGATGGAGACGCAAATGCACATTTTGGCGGCCCTGCGCAAGCTCTACCCGCAGGTCGACCTCTTCGATCGGAGCCGCTACCGCCCGGATAGCTTTGACCGTGCCATGGGCACCGACAAGGTTCGCAAGGCCCTCCTAGAGGGGCACAGCGCCCAGGAGATCATGCGCCAATGGCAGCCGGCGCTGGACGACTTTATGAAAGTTCGCCAGAAGTCCCTGCTCTACCGATAG